In Dermacentor silvarum isolate Dsil-2018 unplaced genomic scaffold, BIME_Dsil_1.4 Seq501, whole genome shotgun sequence, one genomic interval encodes:
- the LOC119435177 gene encoding translation initiation factor IF-2-like, with product MGAITLLSQQLDDIVSATSGFSLAAFPSPVASELPEFHGFENDPILWLQAAKALGAFHAWPDNTIWLFAAGATSRYRQGMGNYEAAAPRRSTPPIAAIALAPGSVSYTRPQGRHHKTAPTVGRAAARSHYRTRGAAAAPRYPPVPSSNQSQHPMVAAAVAVAIPQPRLPPPETTTGKRQRPLTRAIHHHGRPPPGTPSPHPPGPSPSSAASTKAARRSPRVSAAPKAQRPPQRSAAPEWLRPSPPATQSTTTRGQPPKIPL from the exons ATGGGAGCCATCAcgctgctgtcacagcagctggacGACATCGTTTCAGCCACTTCCGGTTTTTCTCTAGCAGCCTTTCCATCACCGGTTGCCTCGGAACTACCGGAGTTCCATGGATTTGAGAATGACCCTATTCTGTGGCTACAAGCAGCCAAAGCGCTCGGCGCATTCCATGCCTGGCCCGACAATACGATATGGCTGTTTGCGGCGGGGGCGACTTCGAGGTACCGCCAAGGCATGGGGAACTACGAGG cagcagctccGCGCAGGTCCACTCCACCCATTGCTGCCATCGCCCTCGCGCCCGGGAGTGTCAGCTACACCAGGCCACAAGGGAGGCACCATAAGACAGCTCCCACTGTAGGGCGGGCCGCCGCCCGAAGCCACTaccgcaccaggggagcagcCGCAGCGCCCCGGTATCCTCCAGTACCCAGCAGCAACCAGTCCCAACACCCCATGGTTGCAGCAGCAGTGGCCGTGGCAATCCCTCAACCCCGACTCCCGCCACCAGAGACCACGACAGGCAAGCGCCAGCGGCCATTGACGAGAGCCATTCACCACCATGGTCGCCCACCTCCGGGAACGCCCTCGCCGCACCCGCCAGGGCCGTCGCCGTCAAGCGCAGCATCTACGAAAGCGGCAAGGCGCTCCCCCAGGGTCAGCGCGGCGCCCAAGGCACAGCggccaccgcaacgaagcgccGCCCCAGAATGGCTCCGACCAAGCCCTCCAGCCACCCAGAGCACCACCACCCGCGGACAGCCTCCCAAGATACCCCTGTGA